The Pantoea phytobeneficialis genome has a segment encoding these proteins:
- a CDS encoding antiterminator Q family protein, translating to MRDMSRVLERWAGWARSENSGVDYSAIAAGFKGLLPQTSKMTLSCSDDDGLVIESCLARLRIKRPDEHQLIVLHYFYNIPKRKLAQRAKRDEKMIRIQVQMAEGFVEGCLAWLDTRLDMDVEFETSKSN from the coding sequence ATGCGTGACATGTCACGAGTATTAGAACGTTGGGCAGGCTGGGCGCGCTCGGAAAATAGCGGTGTGGATTATTCAGCGATAGCTGCCGGTTTCAAAGGGCTACTTCCCCAAACATCAAAAATGACCCTTTCTTGTAGTGATGATGATGGGCTGGTTATTGAATCCTGTTTAGCCAGGCTGAGAATCAAGCGGCCTGATGAGCATCAGCTTATCGTTCTGCATTACTTTTATAATATCCCAAAACGCAAGCTGGCGCAGCGCGCGAAACGTGACGAGAAAATGATTCGCATACAAGTTCAGATGGCTGAAGGTTTCGTAGAGGGCTGTCTCGCGTGGCTTGATACAAGGCTTGATATGGATGTTGAATTCGAAACATCAAAATCAAATTAG
- a CDS encoding DUF968 domain-containing protein: MRAILTPDVAINTGIVLLKPGRDLMPMFRERVLVCTMPRDMSHLPSGLVNDSSQPLLDEKSLAGFFNDDRVIKAAGGWEAHDAWVQKINACQLQKKDSYHHPHYTTLRTESGTVCLCYHDDNYCRENGLPESLESVAAGNMARWIIESACIQMGLGSDHRMTLPELCWWACLNDVTDLIPEAPARRVLRMPEEKPATGALKESRIQPERAAREVIQEAAEVVKAVINLAIDPESPESFMKRPKRRRLENEKYTRWVKAQPCACCNNPADDPHHIIGHGQGGMGTKAHDLFVIPLCRAHHDELHRDPVAFENKYGSQLELLFRFLDRTIGIGVIGIAKK, encoded by the coding sequence ATGAGAGCAATTCTCACACCTGATGTTGCCATCAATACCGGAATTGTTCTGTTAAAGCCTGGTCGCGACCTGATGCCGATGTTCCGCGAGCGTGTCTTGGTCTGTACGATGCCCCGTGACATGTCACACCTTCCATCAGGCTTAGTCAACGACAGCAGCCAGCCATTACTGGACGAAAAATCACTGGCAGGATTCTTTAATGATGACCGGGTGATTAAAGCCGCTGGCGGATGGGAAGCGCATGACGCGTGGGTGCAAAAAATTAACGCCTGCCAGCTTCAGAAAAAGGATTCGTATCATCATCCGCATTACACTACCTTGCGGACCGAATCTGGAACGGTTTGCCTGTGTTATCACGATGATAATTACTGCCGTGAGAATGGCTTACCTGAATCACTTGAAAGTGTTGCGGCTGGTAATATGGCGCGGTGGATTATCGAATCCGCCTGTATTCAGATGGGGTTAGGTTCGGACCATCGGATGACATTACCAGAGCTGTGCTGGTGGGCCTGTCTTAATGACGTTACGGACCTGATACCTGAAGCACCAGCGCGCCGTGTGCTGCGTATGCCAGAAGAGAAACCGGCTACAGGAGCACTGAAGGAATCACGCATCCAGCCGGAACGTGCCGCACGGGAAGTTATACAGGAAGCGGCTGAGGTGGTTAAAGCCGTCATCAACCTGGCTATCGACCCGGAATCACCAGAATCATTCATGAAGCGGCCAAAGCGCCGCCGACTGGAAAACGAGAAGTACACGCGTTGGGTAAAAGCGCAGCCATGCGCCTGCTGTAATAATCCGGCAGATGACCCGCACCACATCATCGGACACGGACAGGGAGGAATGGGAACCAAGGCACACGATTTGTTTGTGATACCGCTTTGCAGGGCGCATCACGACGAACTCCATCGCGACCCGGTGGCATTCGAAAACAAATACGGGAGCCAGTTAGAGCTGCTGTTCAGATTCCTTGATCGCACGATAGGCATCGGCGTGATCGGGATAGCGAAAAAATAA
- a CDS encoding RusA family crossover junction endodeoxyribonuclease translates to MKLTLPFPPTVNTYWRNTPKGVLISASGRSFRNESIASVWKQLKRRPKPITTDVQVNVILHPPTARSRDLDNYQKALFDSLTHAGVWLDDSQIKRIIIEWGPVIKGGKAEVTISEYQAVAA, encoded by the coding sequence ATGAAATTAACCCTGCCATTCCCTCCAACAGTAAACACCTACTGGCGTAACACGCCAAAGGGAGTATTAATCAGCGCCTCCGGGCGCTCTTTCCGTAACGAGTCTATTGCGTCGGTCTGGAAGCAGTTAAAGCGCCGACCAAAGCCTATCACCACTGACGTTCAGGTGAATGTGATCCTGCACCCGCCAACAGCGAGAAGTCGCGACCTGGACAACTACCAGAAAGCGCTATTCGACAGCCTGACGCATGCCGGTGTATGGCTGGACGACAGCCAGATTAAGCGAATCATCATTGAGTGGGGGCCGGTCATCAAAGGCGGCAAAGCTGAGGTGACGATCAGTGAATACCAAGCGGTGGCCGCATGA